Proteins from a genomic interval of Streptomyces fodineus:
- a CDS encoding ATP-binding cassette domain-containing protein: MTDATAPHAADSHDLIRVHGARENNLKDVSVELPKRRLTVFTGVSGSGKSSLVFDTIAAESQRLINETYSAFVQGFMPTLARPEVDVLDGITTAIIVDQQRMGADPRSTVGTATDANAMLRILFSRLGRPHIGSPKAYSFNVASISGAGAVTVERGGQQVKERRSFSITGGMCPRCEGRGTVTDLDLTQLFDDSLSLNEGALTIPGYKTGGWNYRLYTESGLYDPDKPIRDFTKRQLHDFLYREPTRMKIAGINMTYEGLIPRIQKSMLAKDKEGMQPHIRAFVDRAVTFTVCPECEGTRLTAAARSSKIDGVSIADACAMQISDLAEWVRGLAEPTVAPLLASLRHTLDSFVEIGLGYLSLDRPAGTLSGGEAQRVKMIRHLGSSLTDVTYVFDEPTIGLHPHDIQRMNELLLRLRDKGNTVLVVEHKPEAIAIADHVVDLGPGAGTAGGTVCFEGTVADLRASGTLTGRHLDDRAAVKDTVRKPAGTLEIRGATTHNLRNVDVDIPLGVLCVVTGVAGSGKSSLVHGSMPSGADVVSVDQTPIRGSRRSNPATYTGLLEPIRKAFAKANGVKPALFSANSEGACPTCNGAGVIYTDLAMMAGVATTCEECEGKRFQASVLEYTLGGRDIAEVLQMPVTEAEEFFASGEARVPAAHKILERMSDVGLGYLTLGQPLTTLSGGERQRLKLATHMADKGGVYILDEPTTGLHLADVEQLLSLLDRLVDSGKSVIVVEHHQAVMAHADWIIDLGPGAGHDGGSVVFEGTPADLVKARSTLTGEHLAAYVGV; this comes from the coding sequence ATGACCGACGCCACCGCACCGCACGCAGCCGACAGCCACGACCTGATCCGGGTGCACGGAGCCCGGGAGAACAACCTCAAGGACGTCAGCGTCGAGCTCCCCAAGCGCCGCCTGACCGTGTTCACCGGCGTGTCCGGCTCGGGCAAGAGCTCGCTGGTGTTCGACACCATCGCCGCGGAGTCACAGCGGCTGATCAACGAGACGTACAGCGCGTTCGTGCAGGGCTTCATGCCGACGCTGGCACGCCCCGAGGTCGACGTGCTCGACGGGATCACCACCGCGATCATCGTGGACCAGCAGCGGATGGGCGCCGACCCGCGCTCCACCGTCGGCACCGCCACCGACGCCAACGCCATGCTGCGCATCCTGTTCAGCCGGCTCGGCAGGCCGCACATCGGCTCGCCCAAGGCGTACTCCTTCAACGTCGCCTCGATCAGCGGTGCCGGCGCGGTCACCGTGGAGCGCGGCGGGCAGCAGGTGAAGGAGCGGCGCAGCTTCAGCATCACCGGCGGCATGTGCCCGCGCTGCGAGGGCCGGGGCACGGTCACCGACCTCGACCTCACCCAGCTCTTCGACGACTCCCTGTCCCTCAACGAGGGCGCGCTCACCATCCCCGGCTACAAGACGGGCGGCTGGAACTACCGCCTCTACACCGAGTCCGGCCTGTACGACCCGGACAAGCCGATCCGTGACTTCACCAAGCGGCAGCTGCACGACTTCCTGTACCGCGAGCCGACCCGGATGAAGATCGCGGGCATCAACATGACCTACGAGGGTCTGATCCCGCGGATCCAGAAGTCGATGCTCGCCAAGGACAAGGAGGGCATGCAGCCGCACATCCGGGCGTTCGTGGACCGTGCGGTCACCTTCACCGTCTGCCCCGAGTGCGAGGGCACCCGGCTCACCGCGGCGGCCCGGTCCTCGAAGATCGACGGCGTCAGCATCGCCGACGCGTGCGCGATGCAGATCAGCGACCTGGCCGAATGGGTACGAGGGCTGGCCGAGCCGACGGTGGCGCCGCTGCTGGCGTCGCTGCGGCACACCCTCGACTCGTTCGTGGAGATCGGCCTCGGCTATCTCTCGCTGGACCGGCCGGCGGGCACGCTGTCGGGCGGCGAGGCCCAGCGCGTGAAGATGATCCGCCATCTCGGCTCGTCGCTGACCGACGTGACGTACGTCTTCGACGAGCCGACCATCGGCCTGCACCCGCACGACATCCAGCGGATGAACGAACTGCTGCTGCGGCTGCGCGACAAGGGCAACACCGTGCTCGTCGTGGAGCACAAGCCGGAGGCCATCGCGATCGCCGACCATGTCGTCGACCTCGGCCCCGGCGCCGGTACGGCGGGCGGCACGGTCTGCTTCGAGGGCACCGTGGCGGACCTGCGGGCCAGCGGCACCCTGACCGGCCGCCACCTCGACGACCGGGCGGCGGTCAAGGACACGGTCCGCAAGCCGGCCGGCACCCTGGAGATCAGGGGCGCGACGACGCACAACCTGCGGAACGTGGACGTGGACATCCCGCTCGGCGTGCTCTGCGTCGTCACCGGTGTCGCGGGCTCCGGCAAGAGCTCGCTGGTGCACGGGTCGATGCCGTCGGGCGCGGACGTCGTGTCCGTCGACCAGACCCCGATCCGCGGCTCGCGGCGCAGCAACCCGGCGACGTACACCGGGCTGCTGGAGCCGATCCGCAAGGCGTTCGCCAAGGCCAACGGCGTGAAGCCGGCGCTGTTCAGCGCCAACTCCGAGGGCGCGTGCCCCACCTGCAACGGCGCCGGTGTCATCTACACCGACCTCGCGATGATGGCCGGTGTCGCCACGACCTGCGAGGAGTGCGAGGGCAAGCGGTTCCAGGCCTCGGTGCTGGAGTACACCCTCGGCGGGCGGGACATCGCCGAGGTGCTTCAGATGCCGGTGACGGAGGCGGAGGAGTTCTTCGCCTCCGGCGAGGCGCGGGTCCCGGCGGCCCACAAGATCCTCGAACGCATGTCGGACGTCGGCCTCGGCTACCTCACCCTGGGCCAGCCGCTCACCACCCTCTCCGGCGGCGAACGCCAGCGCCTGAAGCTGGCCACGCACATGGCCGACAAGGGCGGCGTCTACATCCTCGACGAGCCGACGACGGGCCTCCACCTGGCCGACGTCGAGCAGTTGCTGTCCCTCCTCGACCGCCTGGTCGACTCCGGCAAGTCGGTCATCGTCGTCGAACACCACCAGGCGGTCATGGCCCACGCCGACTGGATCATCGACCTCGGGCCCGGCGCCGGCCACGACGGCGGCTCCGTGGTCTTCGAGGGCACCCCGGCGGACCTGGTGAAGGCCCGCTCCACCCTCACCGGCGAGCACCTGGCGGCGTATGTCGGCGTATGA
- a CDS encoding LysE family translocator, which produces MVDVSGILGVAVVALGMVLTPGPNMIYLVSRSITQGRRAGMISLGGVALGFLVYLLAANLGLSVVFLAVPELYVAVKLAGACYLAHLAWNALKPGGVSVFAPQDVPHDSPRRLFAMGLMTNLLNPKIAIMYVSLIPQFIDLDRGHVLLQGLVLGSVQIVVSVAVNLTIVLAAGTIAVFLARRPSWLKAQRRLMGTVLGGLAVSLAVDTSGPA; this is translated from the coding sequence GTGGTTGACGTGAGCGGGATCCTCGGCGTGGCGGTGGTGGCACTCGGCATGGTGCTCACCCCCGGCCCGAACATGATCTATCTGGTCTCCCGGAGCATCACCCAGGGCCGCCGCGCCGGGATGATCTCCCTCGGCGGGGTGGCGCTGGGCTTCCTGGTGTACCTGCTCGCCGCGAACCTGGGCCTGTCGGTCGTCTTCCTCGCCGTACCGGAGCTGTACGTCGCGGTGAAGCTGGCCGGCGCCTGCTACCTCGCCCACCTGGCCTGGAACGCCCTGAAGCCGGGCGGCGTCTCGGTCTTCGCCCCGCAGGACGTGCCGCACGACTCGCCGCGCAGGCTGTTCGCCATGGGGCTGATGACGAACCTGCTCAATCCGAAGATCGCCATCATGTACGTGTCCCTCATCCCGCAGTTCATCGACCTGGACCGGGGCCATGTGCTGCTCCAGGGCCTGGTCCTCGGCTCGGTGCAGATCGTCGTCAGCGTCGCGGTGAACCTCACCATCGTGCTCGCCGCCGGCACGATCGCCGTCTTCCTCGCCCGCCGCCCCTCCTGGCTCAAGGCGCAGCGCCGGCTGATGGGGACGGTGCTCGGCGGGCTCGCCGTCTCGCTGGCCGTGGACACTTCGGGACCGGCGTAG